In Rubidibacter lacunae KORDI 51-2, a single genomic region encodes these proteins:
- the zds gene encoding 9,9'-di-cis-zeta-carotene desaturase, protein MRVAIVGGGLAGLATAVELVDAGCAVEIFEARPFAGGKVGSWVDADGNHVEMGLHVFFGCYYRLFGLMEKVGAIANLRLKEHVHTFINRGGRTGELDFRFLTGAPFNGLKAFFTTSQLSAIDKLANSLALGTSPIVRGLVDLDGAMRTIRDLDRVSFADWFRSHGGNIGSLKRLWNPIAYALGFIDTEHISARCMLTIFQFFAARSEASVLRMLEGSPDTYLTQPILRYLEERGAKLHIRRRVREVQYEEIDGIPRVTKLIVAQGDIEEAIAADVYVAACDVPGIQRLLPTAWRRWSEFDNIYKLDAVPVATVQLRFDGWVTELHDAKRRQQLVTAAGIDNLLYTPDADFSCFADLALTSPGDYYREGEGSLLQLVLTPGDPFIKAKNEAIAQHVLEQVRELFPSARELNMTWYSVVKLAQSLYREAPGMDPYRPSQQTPVPNFFLAGSYTQQDYIDSMEGATLSGQQAARAILARFQPFSRDRQPATAR, encoded by the coding sequence ATGCGCGTAGCGATAGTCGGTGGGGGTTTGGCGGGTTTGGCAACAGCAGTAGAGCTTGTCGATGCCGGGTGTGCGGTCGAAATCTTCGAAGCTCGACCGTTTGCGGGTGGCAAGGTGGGCAGCTGGGTCGATGCCGACGGCAACCACGTCGAGATGGGCTTGCACGTTTTCTTCGGTTGCTACTACCGGCTGTTCGGGCTGATGGAAAAAGTCGGCGCGATCGCCAATCTGCGCTTGAAGGAGCACGTTCACACCTTCATCAACCGCGGCGGTCGCACCGGCGAGTTGGACTTTCGCTTCCTGACGGGCGCGCCGTTTAACGGGTTGAAGGCATTCTTTACGACGTCTCAGTTGTCGGCGATCGACAAACTTGCCAACTCGCTTGCCCTGGGTACGAGCCCGATCGTTCGTGGGTTGGTCGATTTGGATGGCGCGATGCGGACGATTCGCGACCTCGATCGCGTCAGTTTTGCCGACTGGTTCCGCAGCCACGGGGGGAATATCGGCAGCCTCAAGCGCCTGTGGAACCCGATCGCCTATGCTCTGGGCTTCATCGATACCGAGCATATTTCCGCCCGCTGCATGCTGACGATCTTTCAATTCTTTGCAGCACGCTCCGAGGCCTCGGTATTGCGGATGCTTGAAGGCTCGCCGGATACCTATCTGACCCAACCAATTTTGCGTTACCTCGAAGAACGGGGGGCGAAACTCCACATTCGCCGCCGCGTCCGGGAGGTGCAATACGAGGAAATCGACGGTATCCCACGCGTCACCAAGCTGATCGTCGCCCAAGGCGATATCGAAGAAGCGATCGCGGCAGATGTTTATGTGGCGGCGTGTGATGTACCGGGTATCCAGCGCCTGCTGCCAACAGCCTGGCGGCGTTGGTCCGAATTCGACAATATCTACAAACTCGATGCCGTTCCCGTGGCAACGGTGCAGCTGCGCTTCGACGGGTGGGTCACGGAGCTACACGATGCCAAGCGGCGCCAGCAGCTCGTGACCGCTGCCGGCATCGATAATTTGCTTTACACGCCCGATGCCGACTTCTCCTGTTTCGCAGACCTCGCCCTAACCAGTCCCGGCGACTATTACCGCGAGGGTGAAGGGTCGCTGCTGCAGCTAGTCCTGACGCCCGGCGATCCGTTCATAAAGGCAAAGAACGAGGCGATCGCTCAGCACGTCCTGGAGCAAGTAAGGGAGCTGTTCCCGTCGGCACGGGAGCTGAACATGACCTGGTACAGCGTCGTGAAGTTGGCACAGTCTCTGTATCGCGAGGCACCAGGTATGGATCCGTATCGCCCGTCGCAGCAAACGCCCGTTCCCAATTTCTTCCTGGCCGGTAGTTATACTCAGCAAGATTATATCGACAGTATGGAAGGCGCGACGCTGTCCGGACAACAGGCAGCGCGAGCTATCCTGGCACGGTTTCAACCATTTTCACGCGATCGCCAACCCGCTACCGCACGCTGA
- a CDS encoding SRPBCC family protein, producing MTDWLEHSVQVEVDVPIELAWGLWSDLEQMPRWMQWIESVEVLADNPDLSRWKLTSGGLEFSWLSRILQTVPHQIIQWESVDGLPNRGAVRFYDRKGSSIVKLTIAYAIPGILGQLMDNLFLGRAVEGTLRNDLERFRTYAIAARAGPPPTDVS from the coding sequence ATGACTGACTGGCTCGAACATAGCGTGCAAGTGGAAGTGGACGTCCCCATCGAGTTGGCTTGGGGGCTCTGGTCGGATCTCGAGCAGATGCCGCGCTGGATGCAGTGGATCGAATCGGTGGAAGTGCTAGCGGACAATCCCGACCTATCGCGCTGGAAACTGACTTCGGGCGGGCTGGAGTTTAGCTGGCTCTCGCGGATCCTACAGACCGTGCCGCATCAGATCATTCAGTGGGAGTCGGTGGACGGACTGCCGAATCGCGGCGCGGTGCGGTTTTACGATCGCAAGGGCAGCAGCATCGTTAAGTTGACGATTGCCTATGCCATCCCCGGCATCCTCGGCCAGTTGATGGATAACCTGTTCCTAGGTCGCGCCGTGGAAGGCACCCTCCGCAACGACCTCGAGCGCTTCCGAACCTATGCGATCGCTGCCCGCGCCGGTCCGCCGCCCACCGACGTCAGTTAA
- a CDS encoding endonuclease V, with the protein MRRPTAFPYVPGLLSFREVPAALDALARLQTVPDVILCDGQGLAHPRRFGIACHLGTICDCATIGVAKSRLIGTHTEVPAKKGAWVPLMDNGDRVGAVLRSRTNTKPLFVSVGHKIA; encoded by the coding sequence GTGCGGCGCCCGACGGCGTTTCCCTACGTACCGGGTTTGCTGTCATTTCGGGAAGTGCCGGCGGCGTTGGATGCCCTCGCCCGACTTCAAACCGTGCCGGATGTCATCCTTTGCGACGGACAAGGACTCGCCCATCCCAGGCGATTTGGCATTGCCTGCCACCTGGGAACCATTTGCGATTGCGCCACAATTGGCGTTGCCAAATCCAGACTAATCGGCACCCACACTGAGGTTCCAGCGAAGAAAGGAGCCTGGGTACCGCTAATGGACAACGGCGATCGCGTCGGTGCCGTTCTCCGCAGCCGCACCAATACCAAGCCGCTGTTCGTTTCCGTCGGTCACAAGATCGCCC